AATGGTGACCAATACGAGATAGATTATCAGGTGGAAGGACCCGGAATTTCAGAGACGCGTACACAGCTCATCGAGTTCATAGCGGGTGTTTCCCACTTTGATATTATTCCCGCCGGAATTGGGCAAATCGGAAACTACGTGATCACCATCACCGACATCCGTGACCTGGCAAGCCATCAATCGTGTGACAACATCGCTGACCTGCCCGGTATACTGAATATTTATCCACTGCCATTGATTGACGACGCGCAAATCAATATTCCGACGGTGTGCAAAGGGTCTGACGGCATCGTGCAGCTCAGCGGCATGGATATCGCGGATGGGCCTTATGACATTACCTACAACATCTTCGCGAGTAATAAGGCGCTCAACCAACACGCCACCATCCATGTCGTTGGGGGCGCGGCGCAAATCAATATTCCGGCAGCCGTCATCCCAAACACGGGCAGTTCCACTTTTTACATCACCCACATTGTCAGTATCAAGACCGGCTGCGAAGCGGATGTAAATAGATTTCAGACCTTCGTCATTTACGACCTGCCTTTTGTCGATAATATCACACTGTCGGCAAACAGCGGCTGCCTTACCTTGGGTACGAACGTGTTGGTGACCGATCTGGGGCCGATGACGAGCGTTAAAGTCACTTATGACCTTTCAGGCGCCAATGTAGCGGTCGCTCAGGAAGCCACATTTACGGCAGTCCTTGGCAACGGCACTTTTACGATTCCGCCGGGCTTACTGCCGAATTCCGGTATGACGACCGTGACGGTAACGATTGTACAGGATTTGGTAACGGGTTGTTCGAGTCCGACGAACATCTCCGACGAGTTCCTGATGAACATCCTTCCCGATGTCACCACACTGACTGCATCGGTAACCGACGTATGCCAGGGTGCTCCGGTGTCCGCAACAATTTCAGGACTTGGCACGCAAACCAGCCTGGTACTGCGTTATACCTTGTCCGGCGCGAATACCGCACCCGTCCAGACTGTCCAGCTCGCCGACAACGGCACGACCATTTTTACGATTCCTTCTGTGCTGCTTCAGAATCCTGGTTTGACAACGTTGCAAATCGTCAATGTAACCAATACGATTACCGGTTGTGTTGCCACTGTAAACACCCCGGTCGGTTTTAACGTCAATCCGATTCCGCCTGCAGGAACTTTTTTCGGCACAATCCAAAACGTGTGTATTGGTCAGCCGGTGTTTGCATTGCTTTCCGGCTTTGGCAACATTACGGATATGAACATCACTTACACGCTGTCCGGCGCCAACACCGCTGCGCCGCAAACTACAGGCATCACAATCGCGAGCGGTAGCGCGGTGCTCTCCATTCCGGCTGCGCTCCTGCCAAACAGCGGCACAACTACATTCACCATTACCCATGTTGATTATCCTGCTACGGGCTGCGGCACCATCGCGAATCTTGTGAGGACTTTTACAATCAATCCTTTACCAGACGTCTCAGCGCTGTCATTGCAGGCAGCAGATGTATGCCTTGGAAGCGCTGTTACAGCGACCATTTCAGGTGTACCGGGAAGCAATCCGTTGTCGGTTTCGTACGAACTTTCGGGCGCGAATGTCACGGCGATGCAAACGGTTACCGTAAACCCGGCCACCGGAAACGCCACATTCGTCATTCCGTCAGGCTTGCTGCCCAATGCGGGGCTTACCACAATGACGATTTTGAAAATTTCCAATCCGCAAACCAGCTGCGAATCAGCCACCGCTATAACCGGCAATTTCAATATTAACGGTATTCCAGCGGCTCCCGCAGCCAATAATATGAATTTTTGTGCCGAACAGAACGCGACCGTCTCGGATCTGCTTCCTTCAGGGGATCAATATGCCTGGTACGCTTCCGCAGAAGCGACCCAGCCCTTAAACCCTGACACGGTATTAACCAGCGGCAATTATTTCATATCCGAATCCAGCAATGCCGGCTGCTTTTCGTCGCGTACGCCCATCACCGTGACCATTACCGAGGAACCGCCTCTGGAATTAAGTCCAGATGGCGCGCTTTTTTGTGGCGCGGACAACCCGACCTTGTCAGACCTCACGGCAAACGTGTCTGCAGAAGGCACAGTACTCTGGTATGACGCCCCTCAGGATGGAAGCCTGCTTGCCAATGACACGTTGCTGCGCGAAGGGGCTACCTATTACGGCGTGCAGGTTTCGCCGGTGCTCGGATGCACTTCGCAGCAAATCCTTACAGTGGTGGTCTCGCTCACCAATTGTGATGGCAATCCGTCGCAATATGATTTTTTCATCCCGGACGGATTTTCGCCCAACGGCGACTCGGTGAACGATACGTTCCGGATTCCGGACATCGAGTTCCTGTATCCGGATTATTCGTTCGAGATTTACAACCGCTATGGCAGTATTCTATTCAAAGGGAATATCAACAAACCCGAATGGGACGGCACCGATACGGAGTCGGGGACAGAAAAAATTGCCCCGAACGGCGTGTATTTTTATATCGTTAATTTCAACAAACCAGGCGTTTCCGCTAAGCAGGGAAGGCTGTACCTTAACCGATAACAGAAATGAGGAAAGCATTACAACGCATCGTTTTTCTGTTATCAGCCATGCCGCTTTTGGCACAACAGGATCCGGAATACACCCATTATATGTATAACATGAACGTCGTCAATCCCGCGTACGCTACCGGGACCGAGGCGGTGCTGAATGTCGGATCGCTGTACCGCACACAATGGGTTGGTGCTGTCGGTGCGCCGAAGACCGTTACATTCTTCAGCCATATTCCCGTAAACCGCCGTATAGAGCTCGGCCTGTCATTGATTTCAGACGACATCGGCGACGGCGCGAAAAAGGAAAATAACTTTTATGCTGATTTCGCTTATGTCATTTCACTGAAGGGGAGAAGAAAGCTGGCCTTCGGTGTGAAAGCCGGATTTACTTCATTCCAGACGAACTTCAACGGTTTCCGGCTTGAAAGTGGCAATCCGTCAACCGATCTGGCATTTGCTCAGGATATCAATTTCTTCAAACCCAATATCGGTACAGGAGTGTATTATTTTGCCAATAATTACTACTTAGGCTTATCTGTCCCGAACCTGCTTTCCACCGACCACATCGAGGAACGCAATGGCATCCACGCGATTGGTTCTGAAAAAATACACACGTTCCTGACCGGAGGCTACGTATTCGCGCTGGGCTCCGACCTGAAGTTCAAGCCCGCTTTTATGGCGCGATATGTCGACGGCATGCCTGTTTCGACAGACATCTCCGCCAATTTTTTGTTCAGGCACCGTTTTGAGCTGGGTGCTGCTTACCGTTTGGGCGATGCCATCAGTGGTTTGATGTCCATCGGGGTGACTCCCGGCATCCGCGTAGGCTACGCTTACGATTATACATTGTCTAACCTGGGCCAGTTTAATTCCGGCACACACGAACTCTTTATTTTGTTCGACCTTGACCTGCTGGGCAAGGGTTATGATAAATCCCCGAGATTCTTCTGATATGAAAAAAATACTGCTCCTGTTCCTGCTGCTTTTATGTTTCGGTGCCCGCGCACAGGAGTTTGACGCGCAACGTGCCAAGCGACTCTTTGAGCGTACCTTTTACAGTGATGCGCTTCCGTTGT
The nucleotide sequence above comes from Flavobacterium magnum. Encoded proteins:
- a CDS encoding gliding motility-associated C-terminal domain-containing protein, with the protein product MSFKSNNLRILLPVVLFFFLFTGKMQSQCAGTDAAIEICDYDNPIYQNIDLFALLGPDAVPGGFWIDPLQSGALNVLTGELNLWNFHFTGTFNFIYVRNNIPGCSDNNATVTITVGGYTGVPSPDGTACSSNDRVNLFEYFIGMDPYPQHNGLWTSPNVTVFEDKYFSAAATGPGTFTFTYTAEAIGSCPERSSTIYVTVYAAPNAGSAPDFVVCEADDLTQYNNLDLTTVLQGEDGNGLWSESGTSELSDPFDPIIDLEHLYQTHGSGIYTFSYTVFPQHPVCDKSTADIRIVIEDRIDLTGATLLFDEFCGEAGGGPFHATLTQGPDPIANGDQYEIDYQVEGPGISETRTQLIEFIAGVSHFDIIPAGIGQIGNYVITITDIRDLASHQSCDNIADLPGILNIYPLPLIDDAQINIPTVCKGSDGIVQLSGMDIADGPYDITYNIFASNKALNQHATIHVVGGAAQINIPAAVIPNTGSSTFYITHIVSIKTGCEADVNRFQTFVIYDLPFVDNITLSANSGCLTLGTNVLVTDLGPMTSVKVTYDLSGANVAVAQEATFTAVLGNGTFTIPPGLLPNSGMTTVTVTIVQDLVTGCSSPTNISDEFLMNILPDVTTLTASVTDVCQGAPVSATISGLGTQTSLVLRYTLSGANTAPVQTVQLADNGTTIFTIPSVLLQNPGLTTLQIVNVTNTITGCVATVNTPVGFNVNPIPPAGTFFGTIQNVCIGQPVFALLSGFGNITDMNITYTLSGANTAAPQTTGITIASGSAVLSIPAALLPNSGTTTFTITHVDYPATGCGTIANLVRTFTINPLPDVSALSLQAADVCLGSAVTATISGVPGSNPLSVSYELSGANVTAMQTVTVNPATGNATFVIPSGLLPNAGLTTMTILKISNPQTSCESATAITGNFNINGIPAAPAANNMNFCAEQNATVSDLLPSGDQYAWYASAEATQPLNPDTVLTSGNYFISESSNAGCFSSRTPITVTITEEPPLELSPDGALFCGADNPTLSDLTANVSAEGTVLWYDAPQDGSLLANDTLLREGATYYGVQVSPVLGCTSQQILTVVVSLTNCDGNPSQYDFFIPDGFSPNGDSVNDTFRIPDIEFLYPDYSFEIYNRYGSILFKGNINKPEWDGTDTESGTEKIAPNGVYFYIVNFNKPGVSAKQGRLYLNR
- a CDS encoding PorP/SprF family type IX secretion system membrane protein; its protein translation is MRKALQRIVFLLSAMPLLAQQDPEYTHYMYNMNVVNPAYATGTEAVLNVGSLYRTQWVGAVGAPKTVTFFSHIPVNRRIELGLSLISDDIGDGAKKENNFYADFAYVISLKGRRKLAFGVKAGFTSFQTNFNGFRLESGNPSTDLAFAQDINFFKPNIGTGVYYFANNYYLGLSVPNLLSTDHIEERNGIHAIGSEKIHTFLTGGYVFALGSDLKFKPAFMARYVDGMPVSTDISANFLFRHRFELGAAYRLGDAISGLMSIGVTPGIRVGYAYDYTLSNLGQFNSGTHELFILFDLDLLGKGYDKSPRFF